The Tolypothrix sp. PCC 7712 genome includes a window with the following:
- a CDS encoding AIPR family protein — MPKNWALKVDQYFNANSNCIVATAHVDTFPTDLPLEPNIREPNRKSSTYRQIYDSLTTEPEKFFERHSGIVLCANKVKPNSKKTQLELEILEAQEGGSDGIINGGHTVLAFQQARGYNFDLSKARVKVTIHIGLSEDEAKDIALASNTSAPVDARSKVNARGDYKFIKQFLAQLERDQETKFRIAYYQNQSGAPKSPQCNVNHLIKLMNCLDRNKYNPDAKSRTKHPPVSNTPSLSEAERQRLSKLLPLLPKALWIEQQLFKTIEEHITKPRKKGIIDLASIDPRKNTLLPDSRYSFGFSAPADIAMPIVAAYRVFLDEQYNWIIPFDEFALDFLQHLWINYYRKYLVSEKLAGNTVGTKICRNPVIWDNLYVSAQSYLNQQLIKMVGSNTKREDLKLVN, encoded by the coding sequence ATGCCAAAAAATTGGGCATTAAAAGTAGATCAGTATTTCAATGCAAATTCTAACTGCATTGTCGCTACCGCCCATGTAGACACCTTTCCCACTGACCTTCCATTAGAGCCAAATATCAGAGAACCTAACCGCAAAAGTTCCACTTACAGACAAATCTACGACTCATTGACCACTGAACCCGAAAAATTCTTTGAGCGGCATAGCGGAATCGTGCTGTGTGCAAATAAGGTTAAGCCTAACAGTAAAAAGACACAGCTAGAGTTAGAAATCCTTGAGGCACAAGAAGGTGGTAGCGATGGCATTATTAACGGGGGGCATACAGTTTTGGCTTTTCAACAGGCCAGAGGCTACAACTTTGACCTCTCCAAAGCCAGGGTTAAAGTTACTATTCATATTGGGCTAAGTGAGGATGAAGCCAAAGATATCGCTTTAGCATCCAATACATCTGCCCCAGTGGATGCGCGCTCAAAGGTAAACGCTAGGGGTGATTATAAATTCATCAAACAATTTCTAGCGCAACTAGAGCGTGACCAAGAAACCAAATTCCGCATCGCCTATTACCAAAACCAAAGCGGTGCGCCCAAAAGTCCCCAGTGCAACGTCAACCATTTAATTAAGCTGATGAACTGCCTGGATAGAAACAAATACAACCCAGACGCTAAGAGCAGAACCAAACACCCACCTGTGAGCAATACACCTTCATTGAGTGAAGCGGAAAGACAAAGACTATCGAAATTACTGCCGCTACTGCCAAAAGCATTGTGGATTGAACAACAATTGTTTAAGACTATTGAGGAACATATCACCAAGCCAAGAAAGAAAGGAATCATTGACTTAGCCTCAATTGACCCACGCAAGAATACGCTCTTGCCCGATAGCCGATATTCTTTTGGGTTTAGCGCACCTGCTGATATTGCTATGCCCATTGTTGCTGCTTATCGAGTGTTTTTGGACGAACAGTACAATTGGATTATTCCTTTTGATGAGTTCGCTCTTGATTTTCTGCAACATCTGTGGATTAACTATTACAGGAAATACTTGGTGTCAGAAAAATTAGCCGGGAATACAGTTGGGACTAAAATCTGCCGCAATCCGGTAATTTGGGATAACCTTTATGTTTCAGCGCAAAGTTACTTGAATCAGCAGTTGATCAAGATGGTTGGCTCAAACACCAAGCGCGAAGATTTGAAACTAGTGAATTGA